In a single window of the Deltaproteobacteria bacterium genome:
- the dnaJ gene encoding molecular chaperone DnaJ yields MKRDYYEVLGVSRNATDEEIKKAFRKLAHQHHPDKNPGNRKAEESFKELAEAYQVLSDAERRSMYDRFGHAAFEQGGGPAGFDFGAGFEDIIGDLFGDFFGTGRTRGRTRARRGQDLRYDLDVSFEEAAFGCEKTIAVPRLSTCETCAGRGAKPGTMPRTCPQCRGSGQVRFQQGFFSIAKTCGNCNGQGTIIANPCPACGGAGVQRQTHQLNIKIPAGVDAGSRLKLRGEGEPGMNGGPAGDLYVLLRVREHPLFVREGRDIVCEVPISITQAALGTEMEVPTLEGTARVKIPASTQSGQVFRLKGQGIPDLNGYGRGDELVRVVVETPKKLSARQRELLEEFARLSGEEVHPLSKSFLDKVKSVLG; encoded by the coding sequence ATGAAGCGCGACTACTACGAGGTGCTCGGCGTCTCCCGCAACGCAACTGACGAGGAGATCAAGAAAGCTTTCCGCAAGCTGGCGCATCAGCACCACCCCGACAAGAATCCCGGGAACCGCAAGGCGGAAGAGAGCTTCAAGGAGCTCGCCGAGGCGTACCAGGTGCTCTCGGATGCGGAGCGGCGGTCGATGTACGACCGCTTCGGCCACGCCGCCTTCGAGCAGGGCGGCGGGCCCGCAGGCTTCGACTTCGGCGCCGGCTTCGAGGACATCATCGGTGACCTGTTCGGCGACTTCTTCGGGACGGGCCGGACGCGCGGCCGGACCCGGGCGCGTCGCGGACAAGACCTCCGCTACGACCTCGACGTCAGCTTCGAGGAGGCGGCCTTCGGCTGCGAGAAGACCATCGCCGTGCCTCGCCTCTCCACCTGCGAGACGTGCGCTGGCCGCGGCGCCAAGCCCGGGACGATGCCGAGGACGTGTCCGCAGTGCCGCGGCTCGGGACAGGTCCGCTTCCAGCAGGGGTTCTTCTCGATCGCCAAGACCTGCGGCAACTGCAACGGGCAGGGGACGATCATCGCCAACCCGTGTCCGGCGTGCGGCGGTGCGGGTGTCCAGCGTCAAACGCATCAGCTGAACATCAAGATTCCCGCGGGGGTCGACGCCGGCTCGCGCCTGAAGCTCCGCGGCGAGGGCGAGCCGGGGATGAACGGCGGCCCCGCGGGCGACCTCTACGTGCTGCTGCGCGTGCGCGAGCATCCCCTGTTCGTGCGCGAGGGGCGGGACATCGTGTGCGAGGTGCCGATCAGCATCACGCAGGCCGCGCTCGGGACCGAGATGGAGGTGCCCACGCTCGAGGGCACGGCGCGGGTGAAGATCCCGGCCAGCACCCAGTCGGGGCAGGTCTTCCGCCTGAAGGGTCAGGGCATCCCGGACCTGAACGGCTACGGGCGCGGCGACGAGCTGGTGCGGGTCGTCGTGGAGACGCCGAAGAAGCTGTCGGCCCGCCAGCGCGAGCTCCTCGAGGAGTTCGCACGGCTCTCGGGCGAAGAGGTCCATCCGCTCTCGAAGAGCTTCCTCGACAAGGTCAAGTCGGTGCTCGGCTGA
- the grpE gene encoding nucleotide exchange factor GrpE, with the protein MPVTLPCVSVIRVTIRSDSPYGRVRRTNAAVAISRDTRATDRSVSLTHHIRNLTNRVLVPTRATGMAEGKDDRPGVDEAPGGASEERPSNDREALEGTLAAAREEARQNHDRWLRAVAELENFKKRMARERAEATRFANEAFIRDLLPVVDNLERALEHARGGGNGKSIVEGVELVLKGLVDVLERHGVTKVEAAGVPFDPTHHEAVAHVETGELEPNRVLEQHQAGYLLNERLLRPALVSVSKAPPADAKLAKDKTRG; encoded by the coding sequence ATGCCCGTCACCTTGCCCTGTGTCTCCGTGATCAGGGTGACGATACGGTCCGACTCGCCGTACGGCCGGGTGCGAAGGACGAACGCCGCAGTGGCGATTTCGAGGGACACGAGGGCGACCGATCGGTCCGTATCACTCACCCATCACATCCGCAACTTGACAAACAGGGTTCTGGTGCCTACTCGGGCCACTGGCATGGCGGAAGGGAAGGACGACCGGCCGGGGGTGGATGAGGCGCCGGGGGGGGCCTCCGAGGAGCGCCCGTCGAACGACCGCGAAGCGCTGGAAGGCACGCTGGCGGCGGCGCGGGAAGAGGCGCGCCAGAATCACGATCGGTGGCTGCGCGCCGTCGCGGAGCTCGAGAACTTCAAGAAGCGAATGGCGCGGGAACGCGCCGAGGCCACACGGTTCGCCAACGAGGCGTTCATCCGCGACCTCCTCCCCGTGGTGGACAACCTCGAACGCGCGCTCGAGCACGCGCGCGGCGGCGGCAACGGGAAATCGATCGTCGAGGGCGTGGAGCTCGTCCTCAAGGGGCTGGTGGACGTGCTCGAGCGACACGGGGTGACCAAGGTCGAGGCCGCCGGTGTCCCCTTCGACCCGACACACCACGAGGCGGTCGCCCACGTCGAGACCGGCGAGCTCGAGCCGAATCGGGTGCTGGAGCAGCACCAGGCCGGATACCTGCTGAACGAGCGGCTGCTCCGGCCGGCCCTGGTGAGCGTGTCCAAGGCGCCCCCGGCCGACGCCAAGCTTGCCAAGGACAAGACCCGTGGTTAA
- the dnaK gene encoding molecular chaperone DnaK, whose translation MAKVIGIDLGTTNSVVAIMESGDPVVLTNAEGSRITPSVVAFTESGERLAGQIARRQAITNPENTIFAIKRLIGRRYEDSEVQKAMKVLPYKIVRADNGDAWVEVRGRRYSPAEISAFILQKMKQTAEDHLGEKVADAVITVPAYFNDSQRQATKDAGKIAGLNVLRIINEPTAASLAYGLDKKKDEKIAVFDLGGGTFDISILEIGEGVFEVKATHGDTFLGGEDFDQRVMDYLADEFRKDQGIDLRKDRMALQRLKEAAEKAKCELSTVTETDINLPFITADQSGPKHLTMKLTRAKLEALCADLLDRLDGPCITALKDAGLTTRQIDEVVLVGGMTRMPAVQARVKKLFAKEPHRGVNPDEVVAVGAAIQGAVLRGEVKDVLLLDVTPLSLGIETLGGVFTKLIEKNTTIPTRKSQIFSTAADNQSAVTIRVFQGEREMAADNKLLGQFDLVGIPPAPRGVPQIEVTFDIDANGIVHVGAKDLGTGKEQSIQITASSGLAKDEINRMVKEAELHAEDDKRKRELADARNQLDGLVYQTEKTLAEHGAALDAGAKSAVDGALADAKKALESQDAGRMRSAADALARASHKLAEAMYAKASQARGGGPESGQEPRSDGTAGDGKTKEDVVDAEFEEVKE comes from the coding sequence ATGGCCAAGGTGATCGGAATCGACCTGGGGACCACGAACTCCGTGGTCGCGATCATGGAGAGCGGTGATCCCGTCGTCCTCACCAATGCCGAGGGCAGCAGGATCACTCCGTCCGTCGTTGCGTTCACCGAGAGCGGCGAACGGCTGGCGGGGCAGATCGCGCGCCGTCAGGCGATCACCAACCCCGAGAACACCATCTTCGCCATCAAGCGCCTGATCGGTCGGCGCTACGAGGACTCGGAGGTCCAGAAGGCGATGAAGGTCCTCCCGTACAAAATCGTGCGGGCGGACAACGGCGATGCCTGGGTCGAGGTACGCGGCCGGCGCTACAGCCCGGCCGAGATCTCGGCGTTCATCCTGCAGAAGATGAAGCAGACCGCGGAGGATCACCTGGGAGAGAAGGTGGCGGACGCGGTGATCACGGTCCCCGCGTACTTCAACGACAGCCAGCGCCAGGCCACGAAGGACGCGGGCAAGATCGCGGGCCTGAACGTGCTGCGCATCATCAACGAGCCGACCGCCGCCTCGCTCGCCTACGGGCTCGACAAGAAGAAGGACGAGAAGATTGCGGTGTTCGATCTCGGCGGCGGCACCTTCGACATCTCCATCCTCGAGATCGGCGAGGGCGTCTTCGAGGTGAAGGCCACCCACGGCGACACGTTCCTCGGCGGCGAGGACTTCGACCAGCGGGTGATGGACTACCTGGCGGACGAGTTCAGGAAGGACCAGGGCATCGACCTGCGCAAGGATCGCATGGCGCTCCAGCGTCTCAAGGAGGCCGCGGAGAAGGCCAAGTGCGAGCTCTCGACGGTGACGGAGACCGACATCAACCTGCCCTTCATCACCGCCGACCAGAGCGGGCCGAAGCACCTGACCATGAAGCTCACGCGCGCCAAGCTCGAGGCGCTGTGCGCCGACCTTCTCGACCGCCTCGACGGGCCGTGCATCACGGCGCTCAAGGACGCCGGCCTCACGACGCGGCAGATCGACGAGGTGGTGCTGGTCGGCGGCATGACCCGCATGCCGGCGGTCCAGGCGCGCGTCAAGAAGCTCTTCGCCAAGGAGCCGCACCGGGGCGTCAACCCGGACGAGGTGGTGGCGGTCGGCGCCGCCATCCAGGGCGCCGTGCTGCGCGGCGAGGTGAAGGACGTGCTCCTCCTCGACGTGACGCCGCTCTCGCTCGGCATCGAGACGCTCGGCGGCGTGTTCACCAAGCTGATCGAGAAGAACACCACCATCCCCACCCGCAAGAGCCAGATCTTCTCGACCGCCGCCGACAACCAGTCCGCGGTCACCATCCGGGTCTTCCAGGGCGAGCGCGAGATGGCCGCCGACAACAAGCTGCTCGGCCAGTTCGACCTGGTCGGCATCCCGCCCGCGCCGCGTGGCGTGCCGCAGATCGAGGTCACCTTCGACATCGACGCCAACGGCATCGTCCACGTGGGCGCCAAGGACCTCGGCACCGGCAAGGAGCAGTCGATCCAGATCACCGCGTCGAGCGGTCTCGCGAAGGACGAGATCAACCGGATGGTGAAGGAAGCCGAGCTGCACGCCGAGGACGACAAGCGCAAGCGCGAGCTGGCCGACGCGCGCAACCAGCTCGACGGGCTCGTCTACCAGACCGAGAAGACACTGGCCGAGCACGGCGCCGCGCTCGACGCCGGCGCCAAGAGCGCCGTCGACGGCGCGCTCGCCGATGCCAAGAAGGCGCTCGAATCGCAGGACGCGGGGCGGATGCGGAGCGCGGCCGACGCCCTGGCGCGGGCCTCGCACAAGCTCGCGGAGGCGATGTATGCGAAGGCCTCGCAGGCCCGCGGCGGCGGCCCCGAGAGTGGGCAGGAACCGCGAAGCGACGGGACCGCCGGCGACGGGAAGACGAAGGAGGACGTCGTCGACGCGGAGTTCGAGGAGGTCAAGGAGTAA
- the thiL gene encoding thiamine-phosphate kinase, which yields MRSRRASSTRSSRCSADASVARLLGDVGEHAWIARILRRLGAARADRRVLLGPGDDAAAIRPGRRPLLLTTDTLIEGVHFRAGWAPPAALGRRAFAVNASDLAAMGGAPTFALLALEAPASLSVADLDALVMGFARAARQAGARLVGGNLAAGPHLAITATLLGEAPGPVVGRTGARPGDALYVTGTLGGAGLAVRALRAGRRMRWPVPRLRVRAGRLLAPLAHAMIDVSDGLVRDAGHLCRAGAVGAEIWAARLPVAPACRRALGTDAPCFAATAGEDYELLVALPARAERALRRARRRLACRLTRIGRIVAGRPIVRLVDAAGRPLAPPRPGFDHFR from the coding sequence ATCCGCTCTCGAAGAGCTTCCTCGACAAGGTCAAGTCGGTGCTCGGCTGACGCATCCGTGGCGCGCCTCCTCGGCGACGTCGGCGAGCATGCGTGGATCGCGCGCATCCTGCGCCGTCTCGGTGCCGCCCGCGCCGACCGCCGCGTCCTGCTCGGCCCGGGCGACGATGCGGCCGCGATCCGCCCGGGCCGCCGGCCCCTGCTGCTCACCACCGACACGTTGATCGAGGGTGTCCACTTCCGTGCCGGCTGGGCGCCGCCGGCGGCGCTCGGCCGCCGGGCGTTCGCCGTCAACGCCAGCGACCTCGCCGCCATGGGCGGCGCGCCGACCTTCGCTCTGCTCGCGCTCGAGGCGCCGGCGAGCCTGAGCGTGGCCGACCTCGACGCGCTCGTCATGGGCTTCGCCCGGGCGGCGCGGCAGGCTGGTGCGCGGCTCGTGGGCGGCAACCTCGCGGCCGGGCCGCACCTGGCGATCACCGCGACGCTGCTCGGCGAGGCGCCCGGTCCGGTCGTCGGCCGCACCGGCGCACGGCCGGGCGACGCGCTGTACGTGACGGGCACGCTCGGCGGCGCCGGGCTCGCGGTGCGCGCCCTGCGCGCCGGGCGCCGCATGCGGTGGCCCGTGCCGCGGCTCCGCGTGCGCGCTGGACGCCTGCTCGCGCCGCTGGCGCACGCGATGATCGACGTGAGCGACGGGCTCGTCCGGGACGCCGGCCATCTCTGCCGCGCCGGCGCCGTCGGCGCGGAAATATGGGCCGCGCGTCTCCCCGTCGCGCCGGCCTGCCGCCGCGCTCTCGGGACCGACGCGCCGTGCTTCGCCGCCACCGCCGGGGAGGACTACGAGCTGCTGGTGGCCCTCCCGGCGCGCGCCGAGCGCGCGCTCCGGCGTGCGCGCCGGCGACTCGCCTGCCGGCTCACGCGGATCGGCCGCATCGTCGCGGGACGGCCGATCGTCCGGCTGGTCGACGCCGCGGGACGGCCGCTCGCGCCGCCCCGCCCGGGCTTCGACCACTTCCGCTAG
- the recO gene encoding DNA repair protein RecO, with the protein MSDTDRSVALVSLEIATAAFVLRTRPYGESDRIVTLITETQGKVTGIAKGAKNSRRRFAGTLEPFVHIRTVFRQRPSSDLAFLLRCEFLGVFRRFTCDLERFAAGSYALELTDRMVLGRESGREVYRLVAEVLALLDAGKPIEPVLRAFELHLLAASGYAPALHRCRTCGTPAETAETIYLAVERGGLLCRACVPAGEAVRPLAGATAVELARLAAGPLASAAAGASARTLVEAAAVAEHLLAAVTSGPLRSRDFVARARVDSPGALR; encoded by the coding sequence GTGAGTGATACGGACCGATCGGTCGCCCTCGTGTCCCTCGAAATCGCCACTGCGGCGTTCGTCCTTCGCACCCGGCCGTACGGCGAGTCGGACCGTATCGTCACCCTGATCACGGAGACACAGGGCAAGGTGACGGGCATCGCCAAGGGGGCCAAGAACTCCCGGCGGCGCTTTGCGGGGACGCTGGAGCCCTTCGTTCACATTCGCACGGTCTTCCGCCAGCGACCCAGCTCCGACCTCGCCTTCCTCCTGCGCTGCGAGTTCCTCGGCGTCTTTCGCCGGTTCACCTGCGACCTCGAACGCTTCGCCGCAGGCAGCTACGCGCTCGAGCTGACGGATCGCATGGTGCTCGGCCGCGAGTCGGGACGTGAGGTGTATCGGCTGGTCGCCGAGGTCTTGGCGCTGCTCGATGCCGGGAAGCCGATCGAGCCCGTGCTGCGCGCCTTCGAGCTGCACCTGCTGGCGGCGAGCGGCTACGCGCCGGCGCTCCATCGCTGCCGCACGTGCGGCACGCCGGCGGAGACGGCCGAGACGATCTACCTCGCCGTCGAGCGGGGCGGCCTTCTCTGCCGCGCCTGCGTGCCGGCGGGAGAGGCCGTGCGGCCCCTCGCCGGGGCGACTGCGGTGGAGCTCGCGCGGCTCGCGGCGGGTCCGCTCGCGAGCGCCGCCGCCGGCGCTTCGGCGCGGACGCTCGTGGAAGCCGCGGCCGTCGCGGAGCATCTGCTCGCCGCGGTCACGTCGGGACCGCTGCGCTCGCGCGACTTCGTGGCGCGCGCTCGCGTTGATTCCCCGGGCGCCCTCCGCTAG
- a CDS encoding glycine--tRNA ligase — protein MAAATMDKVVNLCKRRGFVFPGSEIYGGLGSSLDYGPLGVELKRNVKEAWWRAVVTGRDDVVGIDAAIIMHPGVWEASGHLAGFTDPLVDCKSCKQRFRADDLQGPRCPACGGELTEARQFNLMFKTYVGPMEDTAHVAYLRPETAQGIFVNFRNVVETSRLKIPFGIAQIGKSFRNEITPGNFLFRTREFEQMELEFFVRPGEDDPWFEHWREERLRWYTDLGLAPERLRVRPHGADELAHYAKACCDIEYRFPFAWAELEGIANRTDFDLRRHAERSGKDLSYFDEERRERYLPYVIEPSAGADRSTLAFLLDAYDEDEIEGETRIVLRLHPRLAPYKAAVFPLLRKDGQPERARRIYAALRQQFPVDYDQAGSIGRRYRRQDEVGTPYGITVDHQTMQDGTVTLRDRDATTQVRIPEDRLVEELRAKIG, from the coding sequence ATGGCCGCCGCGACGATGGACAAGGTGGTGAACCTCTGCAAGCGGCGGGGGTTCGTCTTTCCAGGCAGCGAGATCTACGGGGGCCTCGGCTCGAGCCTCGACTACGGGCCGCTCGGCGTCGAGCTCAAGCGCAACGTCAAGGAGGCGTGGTGGCGGGCAGTCGTGACCGGACGCGACGACGTGGTGGGGATCGATGCGGCCATCATCATGCATCCGGGGGTCTGGGAAGCCTCGGGGCACCTCGCCGGCTTCACCGATCCGCTCGTCGACTGCAAGAGCTGCAAGCAGCGCTTCCGCGCCGATGACCTCCAGGGCCCGCGCTGCCCCGCGTGCGGCGGCGAGCTGACCGAGGCGCGGCAGTTCAACCTCATGTTCAAGACCTACGTCGGTCCGATGGAGGACACGGCGCACGTCGCCTACCTCCGTCCGGAGACGGCGCAGGGCATCTTCGTCAACTTCCGCAACGTCGTCGAGACGTCGCGCCTGAAGATCCCCTTCGGCATCGCGCAGATCGGGAAGTCGTTCCGCAACGAGATCACGCCCGGCAACTTCCTCTTCCGGACGCGCGAGTTCGAGCAGATGGAGCTCGAGTTCTTCGTGCGGCCCGGCGAGGACGACCCCTGGTTCGAACACTGGCGCGAAGAGCGCCTGCGCTGGTACACCGACCTCGGTCTCGCGCCCGAGCGGCTCCGCGTGCGGCCACACGGGGCCGACGAGCTCGCCCACTACGCGAAGGCGTGCTGCGACATCGAGTACCGGTTCCCCTTCGCGTGGGCCGAGCTCGAGGGGATCGCCAACCGCACCGACTTCGACCTCCGGCGGCATGCCGAGCGCAGCGGCAAGGACTTGAGCTACTTCGACGAGGAGCGGCGCGAGCGCTACCTGCCGTACGTGATCGAGCCGTCGGCCGGGGCCGATCGCTCGACCCTCGCGTTCCTCCTCGACGCCTACGACGAGGACGAGATCGAGGGCGAGACCCGCATCGTGCTCCGGCTGCATCCGAGGCTCGCGCCGTACAAGGCGGCCGTCTTCCCGCTCCTGCGCAAGGACGGGCAACCGGAGCGCGCGCGGCGCATCTACGCCGCGCTCCGGCAGCAGTTCCCCGTCGACTACGATCAGGCCGGCTCGATCGGGAGGCGCTATCGCCGCCAGGACGAGGTCGGCACACCGTACGGGATCACCGTCGACCACCAGACCATGCAGGACGGCACCGTCACGCTCCGCGACCGCGATGCCACCACGCAGGTGCGCATCCCCGAGGATCGTCTGGTCGAGGAGCTGCGCGCCAAAATCGGCTGA